One genomic window of Vibrio rhizosphaerae includes the following:
- a CDS encoding DUF1883 domain-containing protein, with the protein MKFTHYDLDICERGQKIEVTLKNNTANVLLLDDDNFQKYKKRRTYKYNGGHMTDTVSVLLVPYSGHWHVVVDRGGYAGTVQSSVRVIPM; encoded by the coding sequence ATGAAATTTACCCATTACGATCTTGATATTTGTGAACGAGGCCAGAAAATAGAAGTGACGTTGAAAAATAATACGGCCAATGTCCTTTTACTCGACGATGACAATTTTCAAAAATACAAGAAACGTCGTACTTATAAATATAATGGCGGCCATATGACAGATACAGTGAGTGTATTGCTGGTGCCTTACTCAGGGCATTGGCATGTGGTTGTCGATCGAGGGGGGTATGCGGGGACCGTTCAGTCGAGTGTGCGCGTCATTCCGATGTAA
- a CDS encoding S41 family peptidase translates to MKQLIQISVVASMLILSGCNHKINENKNDDKPVEPSIWVSENYGSALKIMSDSVTQYEFTSDYCVLTNQETFSKETFEKRYLQIGDQFVSYIYPGLNAYPNDYTIKYVKHAELPNSCLTNLSVVNAAENDPLRNLNMFLQTFDQYYYNLDVPGIDWTLMKQNVLGEVSEDSTREQLFHMMSSMIGPLQNGHAYVLDQDKLARFRQQDRPVLFDRLRQEYIDDNGLVAPFTESENTAIQKYIDDNEALIRSIIANQLNLSGGLGEHIIWGKGKSDNIGYLYIDGWSDFVAGNDHAETLAVFRQTMNQVMDDFALTDGMVIDLRFNGGGYAYLARALAEYFVDHQTLGYIKSARDGAGFEPEHDIYLEPQFPGYRQPVAVLISNTTASAAELSALMLSASDQVILIGERTQGMLSGSLGKTLPNGFRFGISNMKTLSADRADYDQVGIPPAITTSFFAKNDRTNGIDTGLEAAFNWIRLM, encoded by the coding sequence ATGAAACAATTAATACAAATCAGTGTGGTTGCATCAATGCTTATATTAAGCGGCTGTAATCATAAGATAAATGAAAATAAAAATGATGATAAACCGGTTGAGCCAAGTATTTGGGTATCAGAGAATTATGGGTCTGCATTGAAAATCATGTCTGATTCGGTGACTCAGTATGAGTTTACTTCTGATTACTGTGTACTAACAAATCAAGAAACATTCAGCAAGGAAACGTTTGAAAAACGTTATCTGCAAATCGGTGATCAATTCGTTAGCTATATTTATCCGGGTTTGAATGCTTATCCAAACGATTACACGATCAAATATGTGAAACATGCTGAATTACCAAATAGTTGCCTCACTAATCTGAGTGTTGTCAATGCGGCGGAAAACGATCCGCTCCGAAACTTGAATATGTTTCTCCAGACCTTTGATCAATATTATTATAATTTAGATGTGCCCGGTATTGACTGGACGCTGATGAAACAAAATGTGCTTGGTGAGGTTTCTGAAGATTCAACGCGAGAGCAACTTTTCCATATGATGTCATCAATGATTGGTCCATTACAGAATGGTCATGCTTACGTATTAGATCAGGATAAACTGGCTCGGTTCAGACAGCAGGATCGACCGGTTTTATTCGACAGGCTGCGGCAAGAATATATCGATGATAATGGCTTGGTTGCACCTTTCACTGAATCTGAAAATACGGCGATTCAAAAGTATATTGATGATAATGAGGCGCTTATTCGATCTATTATTGCCAATCAACTGAATCTGTCAGGTGGTTTAGGTGAGCATATTATCTGGGGAAAAGGAAAGAGTGATAATATTGGCTACTTATATATTGATGGATGGAGTGATTTTGTCGCGGGCAATGACCATGCTGAAACTTTAGCTGTGTTCAGACAGACAATGAACCAAGTTATGGATGATTTTGCATTAACCGATGGAATGGTGATTGATCTGCGCTTTAACGGCGGCGGTTATGCTTATCTTGCAAGAGCTTTAGCCGAATATTTTGTTGATCACCAAACCTTAGGCTATATCAAGAGCGCCCGTGACGGGGCTGGATTCGAGCCCGAGCATGACATTTATCTTGAGCCACAATTCCCGGGTTATCGACAACCGGTCGCTGTTCTGATTAGTAATACGACAGCATCCGCTGCTGAGTTATCGGCACTCATGCTCAGTGCTTCGGATCAAGTCATATTGATTGGTGAAAGAACGCAGGGGATGTTATCGGGCAGCTTAGGTAAAACGCTCCCTAACGGGTTTCGCTTTGGTATATCGAACATGAAGACCTTATCTGCCGATCGGGCGGACTATGATCAAGTCGGTATTCCCCCGGCGATCACCACTTCATTTTTTGCGAAAAATGATCGCACCAATGGAATCGATACAGGACTTGAAGCCGCTTTTAACTGGATAAGACTCATGTAA
- a CDS encoding DUF6653 family protein encodes MTLERKLAALFHLDGNGWDRHANPWSVWTRYSVLPLFIIAGFLREWSVWLSLLVLVMAFVWMFLNPILFPKPLSLQSWATKSVLGERIYLNRDKEPLPKEHQLPLFMILHLTSTLGLILAGWGVYQYDIQLCILSVLITYLAKSWFLDRMVWLYCDFSREHQSSE; translated from the coding sequence ATGACTTTGGAACGTAAATTAGCGGCACTGTTTCATTTAGATGGGAACGGATGGGACAGACATGCCAATCCGTGGAGTGTCTGGACTCGATATAGTGTCTTGCCACTTTTTATTATCGCCGGTTTCTTGAGAGAGTGGAGTGTTTGGTTGAGTCTTCTGGTTTTGGTGATGGCATTTGTGTGGATGTTTTTAAATCCGATTTTATTTCCGAAACCACTCTCGTTACAAAGCTGGGCAACGAAGTCGGTACTCGGAGAACGGATTTATTTAAACCGGGACAAGGAACCACTGCCTAAAGAGCATCAATTGCCTCTATTTATGATTCTGCATTTGACGTCTACGCTCGGACTGATATTAGCGGGGTGGGGCGTTTATCAGTACGATATACAGCTCTGTATTTTATCGGTGCTGATTACTTATCTTGCAAAAAGTTGGTTTTTAGATCGTATGGTCTGGTTATATTGTGATTTCAGTCGTGAACATCAGTCATCTGAGTAG
- a CDS encoding ATP-binding protein, producing MIRSFLGLWFLVFGPLFFLLYPSHLNPILLFNNYVAGQRLERIYQGTFTLIESRLETVPLEAWSDEIDQLNQHFGYALELLDIRRTHLGVIDRDELEQHQIIFVNEDPEFLIKKIADTHFILKIPVDASEDEKILRGSEGSVYLLQQKFAATEQEKWPELLNEMSNEFPFGLKILPRNQIKISKNEQNQLVRKSFFWRVNPTDEITFYISLNDGDSFLSADLVPISSISSSVVIMLVLVFVVSISAGMFFWTFPLWRDLKNLIAATLQFGNGDLHSRAVVYKISAVATLGNAFNRMAERIEQLLKGQRTLTNAIAHDLRTPLYRLRFAFEMLSNAASDTEKQKYQKSISKSLDDLDNLINQTIVLSRYSGDSQLLSFSEHHLAQLIEDECVSVFQLYPDIGYRLQVAPEASDKLALIDHIAMKRALSNLLINACKYTRTTVVVYLSFVAETDMFVIDVCDDGIGIDESDWERIFLPFEQLDNTRSHTAAGHGLGLAIVKHIAQWHQGSVCAGWSDLGGAKFTFTFPGRT from the coding sequence ATGATAAGATCATTTTTAGGACTATGGTTTCTGGTTTTCGGTCCCTTATTTTTTCTCCTTTATCCAAGCCATTTGAATCCTATATTATTATTTAATAATTATGTTGCAGGGCAGCGACTCGAACGGATTTATCAAGGAACATTTACTTTGATTGAATCCCGGCTCGAGACCGTTCCACTCGAAGCATGGTCCGATGAAATTGATCAACTCAATCAACATTTTGGCTATGCACTTGAGTTGCTTGATATACGTCGGACTCATTTGGGAGTCATCGACAGAGATGAACTGGAGCAACATCAGATCATTTTTGTCAACGAAGACCCTGAGTTTTTAATTAAAAAAATTGCCGATACACATTTTATTCTGAAAATACCAGTTGATGCGTCAGAAGATGAAAAAATATTGCGAGGTTCAGAAGGTTCGGTGTATTTGCTTCAGCAAAAGTTTGCAGCAACTGAACAGGAAAAATGGCCGGAATTACTCAATGAAATGAGCAATGAATTTCCTTTCGGTTTAAAAATATTACCCAGAAATCAAATTAAAATTAGTAAAAATGAGCAGAACCAACTGGTAAGAAAATCTTTTTTCTGGCGAGTCAATCCTACTGATGAAATTACCTTTTATATTTCGTTAAACGATGGCGATTCTTTCCTTTCGGCTGATTTAGTTCCGATATCCTCGATTAGTTCATCGGTCGTGATTATGCTGGTGCTTGTTTTCGTGGTTTCCATTTCTGCGGGTATGTTTTTCTGGACATTCCCGTTGTGGCGAGATCTGAAAAACTTGATTGCCGCAACATTGCAATTTGGCAATGGCGATTTGCACAGCCGAGCTGTGGTCTACAAGATATCAGCCGTGGCGACGCTGGGAAATGCTTTTAACCGCATGGCGGAGCGGATTGAGCAACTGCTAAAAGGCCAGAGAACCCTGACCAATGCCATTGCACATGATTTGCGGACACCGCTTTATCGTCTGAGATTTGCATTCGAGATGTTATCTAACGCTGCCAGCGATACAGAAAAACAAAAGTATCAAAAGTCGATTTCTAAAAGTCTGGATGATCTGGATAACTTAATTAACCAGACCATCGTGTTATCCCGTTACAGTGGTGATAGTCAGTTGCTCTCTTTTTCTGAGCATCACCTTGCCCAATTAATTGAGGATGAATGTGTGAGTGTCTTCCAGCTTTATCCGGATATTGGTTATCGGTTGCAAGTTGCACCGGAAGCCAGCGATAAGTTGGCACTGATTGATCACATTGCGATGAAACGGGCACTCAGCAACTTATTGATCAATGCATGCAAGTATACCCGGACCACAGTGGTGGTGTATTTATCATTCGTAGCAGAGACAGACATGTTTGTGATTGATGTCTGTGATGATGGGATTGGGATTGATGAGAGTGATTGGGAGCGGATCTTCTTACCATTTGAACAACTGGATAACACACGAAGCCATACCGCTGCCGGGCATGGACTTGGATTAGCGATCGTGAAACATATCGCGCAGTGGCATCAAGGCTCGGTATGTGCCGGATGGTCTGATTTAGGTGGCGCGAAATTTACGTTCACCTTCCCCGGGCGGACTTAG
- a CDS encoding response regulator has product MDIISNKTIVLVEDDVELAELIKDFLTRYDFHVVVVDNGIDAVKTILSTNPDLVILDILLPGMNGMEVCKSVRHQYQGYILMQTALEDDIDQVMGLEIGADDYIVKQVRPQLLLSRIHALLRSAQRDYSAKNMMPSPMNDESDYQFGPLKISLVSRSVTVNQRRVELTSAEFELLVLLAQSIGKAVSRDEIIYQLRGFEYDGIDRSIDRRVSRLRKKIQLENGDDLIKTVRGVGYQLCIYSE; this is encoded by the coding sequence ATGGATATTATCAGCAATAAAACGATTGTTCTGGTTGAAGATGATGTTGAGTTGGCAGAGTTGATAAAAGACTTTCTTACTCGCTATGATTTTCATGTCGTGGTTGTCGATAATGGGATTGATGCCGTTAAGACAATTCTTAGTACAAATCCTGATTTGGTGATTTTAGATATCTTACTCCCCGGCATGAATGGGATGGAGGTCTGTAAATCAGTCCGTCACCAGTATCAAGGGTACATTTTGATGCAGACGGCCCTAGAAGACGATATTGATCAGGTGATGGGGCTGGAGATTGGTGCGGATGACTATATCGTGAAACAAGTACGCCCCCAACTCTTATTGAGCCGGATCCATGCATTATTACGCAGTGCTCAAAGAGATTATTCAGCCAAAAATATGATGCCAAGTCCCATGAATGATGAATCTGACTATCAATTTGGTCCTCTGAAAATTAGCCTTGTCAGCCGTAGTGTGACCGTTAATCAGCGGCGTGTTGAGTTAACCAGTGCAGAATTTGAATTATTGGTTTTACTGGCTCAGTCCATCGGGAAGGCTGTTTCCAGAGACGAAATAATTTATCAACTCAGAGGATTTGAATACGATGGTATTGACCGTTCAATCGACCGCAGAGTGTCGAGATTAAGGAAAAAGATTCAACTGGAGAACGGTGACGATCTGATTAAAACTGTCAGAGGGGTGGGTTATCAATTGTGCATCTATAGTGAGTGA
- the serS gene encoding serine--tRNA ligase: protein MLDSKLLRTELDETAAKLARRGFTLDVETIRQLEEKRKSIQVEVENLQSTRNSISKQIGQLMSAGDKDGAEAIKQQIGSLGSDLDARKVELDQVQKQLEDIALSVPNIPDDVVPDGLDEESNIEVSRWGEPKQYDFEVKDHVDLGEMGDGLDFASATKITGARFIVMKGQFARLHRAIAQFMLDLHTDLHGYTEMYVPYLVNADTLYGTGQLPKFGKDLFHTEPLAEKASDEEPRRLSLIPTAEVPLTNLVRDSILDESELPLKMTAHTPCFRSEAGSYGRDTRGLIRMHQFDKVELVQITRPEDSMDALEELTGHAERVLQLLELPYRKVILCAGDMGFGARKTYDLEVWVPAQQTYREISSCSNMWDFQARRMQARFRRKGEKKPELLHTLNGSGLAVGRTMVAILENNQQADGRIEIPEVLRKYMGGLTHIG from the coding sequence ATGCTGGATTCTAAATTACTTCGCACAGAGCTGGATGAAACAGCGGCAAAACTGGCGCGTCGCGGATTTACCCTCGACGTAGAGACCATTCGTCAACTTGAAGAGAAACGTAAATCGATTCAGGTCGAAGTTGAAAATTTACAATCCACTCGCAACTCCATTTCGAAACAGATCGGTCAATTGATGTCGGCCGGCGATAAAGACGGTGCTGAAGCGATCAAACAGCAAATCGGTTCTCTGGGCAGTGATTTAGACGCCCGTAAAGTCGAACTGGATCAGGTTCAGAAGCAGTTGGAAGATATTGCCTTGTCGGTTCCTAATATTCCTGATGATGTGGTACCTGACGGGCTCGATGAAGAGAGTAATATTGAAGTTTCCCGTTGGGGTGAGCCGAAGCAATATGATTTTGAGGTCAAGGATCATGTTGATTTAGGTGAAATGGGTGACGGGCTGGATTTCGCCAGCGCGACAAAAATTACCGGTGCCCGGTTTATCGTGATGAAAGGCCAGTTTGCCCGCCTGCACCGGGCGATTGCTCAGTTTATGCTGGACCTCCATACGGATCTGCATGGGTATACTGAAATGTATGTCCCTTATCTGGTGAATGCCGATACGCTGTACGGGACGGGTCAATTACCTAAGTTTGGCAAAGACTTATTTCATACCGAGCCGTTGGCCGAGAAAGCGAGTGATGAAGAGCCTCGTCGTTTGTCGTTGATTCCGACGGCAGAGGTGCCGTTGACGAACTTAGTCCGTGATTCAATTTTAGATGAGTCTGAACTGCCACTCAAGATGACAGCACATACGCCGTGCTTCCGTTCTGAAGCAGGTTCTTACGGGCGAGATACCCGGGGTCTGATTCGGATGCATCAGTTTGATAAAGTCGAGCTGGTCCAGATTACCCGTCCAGAAGATTCAATGGATGCTCTGGAAGAGCTGACCGGCCACGCAGAAAGAGTGCTTCAGTTGTTAGAGCTGCCTTACCGTAAAGTGATTTTATGTGCCGGAGACATGGGATTTGGTGCGCGTAAAACTTACGATCTCGAGGTCTGGGTACCGGCGCAGCAAACTTACCGTGAGATTTCATCGTGTTCAAACATGTGGGATTTTCAGGCTCGTCGGATGCAGGCGCGTTTCCGTCGTAAAGGCGAGAAAAAACCAGAGTTGCTGCATACCTTGAATGGTTCTGGCCTGGCTGTCGGGCGGACAATGGTCGCGATTTTAGAAAATAACCAACAGGCCGATGGTCGGATTGAGATTCCAGAGGTGCTACGCAAATATATGGGTGGCCTGACACATATTGGCTAA
- a CDS encoding replication-associated recombination protein A has protein sequence MNNYSLDFSGDEDFRPLAAKMRPQRIEQYIGQQHILGPGKPLRKALESGHLHSMILWGPPGTGKTTLAELAANYASARVERVSAVTSGVKDIRAAIERARENQLAGFRTILFVDEVHRFNKSQQDAFLPHIEDGTITFIGATTENPSFELNNALLSRARVYKLTSLNTQDIADTLQQAITDEARGLGNIAADFQDQVLDRLAELVQGDARMALNYLELLYDMADEDAAGKKVINLSLLAEVAGEKVARFDNKGDTWYDLISAVHKSIRGSNPDGALYWSARMISAGCDPLYIARRLLAIASEDIGNADPRAMQVALSAWDCFTRVGPAEGERAIAQAIVYLACAPKSNAVYTAWKQALADARDEPEYEVPFHLRNAPTKLMKEMGYGDEYRYAHDEPGAYAAGEQYLPPEMAGTRYYHPSERGLEGKINEKLKYLAELDAKSTRKRYEK, from the coding sequence GTGAATAACTATAGTTTGGATTTTTCAGGGGATGAAGATTTTCGTCCGCTGGCAGCAAAGATGAGACCACAGCGGATCGAGCAATATATTGGTCAGCAACATATTCTTGGCCCCGGGAAGCCGCTGCGCAAAGCACTGGAAAGCGGTCATTTACATTCGATGATTCTCTGGGGACCGCCGGGAACGGGCAAGACGACCTTAGCTGAGTTGGCTGCAAACTATGCCAGTGCGCGTGTCGAGCGCGTGTCTGCGGTGACTTCCGGGGTGAAAGATATTCGTGCTGCGATTGAACGTGCCCGGGAAAATCAGCTGGCAGGTTTTCGCACCATTTTGTTTGTCGATGAAGTCCATCGGTTTAATAAGTCGCAACAGGATGCCTTCCTGCCACATATTGAAGACGGTACGATTACTTTCATCGGGGCAACGACTGAAAATCCTTCATTTGAACTCAATAACGCACTACTTTCCCGTGCGCGGGTCTACAAGCTGACCTCACTCAATACACAAGATATCGCCGATACGCTACAACAGGCGATTACCGATGAGGCGAGAGGGTTGGGTAATATTGCTGCTGATTTTCAGGACCAGGTACTCGATCGTCTGGCTGAATTGGTTCAGGGTGATGCCCGCATGGCATTGAATTATCTGGAACTGTTATATGACATGGCCGATGAAGATGCGGCAGGGAAAAAGGTGATTAATTTATCCTTATTGGCTGAAGTTGCGGGAGAAAAAGTCGCCCGTTTTGATAATAAGGGTGACACTTGGTACGACCTGATTTCAGCGGTGCATAAGTCCATTCGCGGCTCAAACCCCGATGGCGCGTTGTACTGGTCGGCGCGGATGATCTCCGCTGGTTGTGATCCGCTCTATATTGCGCGTCGTTTACTGGCCATTGCCTCGGAAGATATCGGTAACGCCGATCCAAGGGCAATGCAGGTTGCTTTATCCGCATGGGATTGCTTTACACGCGTCGGTCCGGCTGAAGGGGAAAGGGCGATTGCCCAAGCCATCGTATATTTGGCATGTGCGCCCAAGAGTAATGCCGTCTATACGGCATGGAAGCAGGCCTTGGCGGATGCCCGTGATGAACCTGAATATGAAGTTCCGTTCCATTTACGCAATGCCCCGACAAAATTGATGAAAGAGATGGGGTATGGCGATGAATACCGCTACGCTCATGATGAACCCGGGGCTTATGCTGCCGGAGAGCAATATCTTCCGCCGGAAATGGCCGGAACCCGTTATTATCATCCTTCGGAAAGAGGCCTCGAAGGGAAGATCAACGAGAAACTTAAGTATCTGGCTGAACTCGACGCAAAAAGCACACGAAAGCGCTATGAAAAATAG
- the lolA gene encoding outer membrane lipoprotein chaperone LolA, with protein sequence MKKLVAFFLLISMACSFSVLADPKDELSTRLALNEGFSAHFQQQVISPDGEVVSQGEGKVDIARPSLFRWETVTPDENLLISDGTTVWYYNPFVEQVSIYNQSQATEQTPFVLLTRNRKQDWEHYRVSQQGNDFTLVPTTTDSRQGEFHIRIDKKGVVKGFDVIEQDGQKSLFSFQNIKLKRPDNHLFRFKIPAGVEVDDQRQ encoded by the coding sequence ATGAAAAAACTAGTTGCTTTCTTTCTATTGATATCAATGGCCTGTAGTTTTTCAGTACTGGCAGATCCGAAAGATGAATTAAGTACGCGACTTGCGTTAAACGAAGGGTTCAGTGCTCATTTTCAACAGCAGGTGATCAGCCCTGATGGTGAAGTCGTTTCTCAGGGAGAAGGCAAAGTGGACATCGCTCGTCCCAGCCTGTTTCGCTGGGAGACCGTTACACCGGATGAAAACTTACTGATATCCGATGGTACAACCGTCTGGTATTACAATCCTTTCGTTGAACAGGTTTCTATCTATAATCAGTCTCAGGCGACCGAGCAGACCCCCTTTGTGTTGCTGACAAGAAACCGTAAACAGGACTGGGAACATTACCGTGTATCACAGCAAGGTAATGATTTTACACTTGTACCGACGACCACAGACAGCCGACAAGGTGAATTTCATATTCGAATTGATAAAAAAGGTGTGGTAAAAGGGTTTGATGTCATTGAACAGGATGGGCAGAAGAGTTTATTCTCGTTTCAGAATATCAAACTGAAACGACCTGATAATCATCTGTTCCGGTTCAAGATTCCCGCAGGTGTGGAAGTCGATGACCAGCGCCAGTAG
- a CDS encoding YecA family protein, whose translation MTDSLLNVTELPTDESPLFLEGALLAANMACQPLVAHEWMSRLMTELTDTAEQALTAHYQQQYSALLSDQYHVDDFLDVTDRHALAEFASGFMTVWPLLESHWQHVSVSDGTQRMLQALLTSLMLAVDEAETRQQMKDAGIDAPPYLAEMIEHLDIMIHEVACAADEQQSGARAHRVNPYKMVGRNDSCPCGSGKKFKQCCLQAE comes from the coding sequence ATGACTGATTCATTGCTGAATGTTACTGAACTGCCGACAGACGAGTCACCATTATTTCTTGAAGGCGCACTGCTCGCCGCCAATATGGCTTGTCAGCCGCTGGTGGCTCATGAGTGGATGTCACGTTTGATGACGGAACTTACCGATACTGCAGAACAAGCATTGACGGCTCATTATCAACAGCAATATTCAGCATTATTGAGTGATCAGTATCACGTGGATGACTTTCTCGATGTTACCGATCGGCATGCACTGGCTGAATTTGCGTCGGGGTTTATGACAGTCTGGCCTTTATTGGAATCCCATTGGCAGCACGTATCGGTGTCGGATGGAACCCAACGGATGCTGCAAGCACTACTGACCAGCCTGATGCTGGCCGTGGATGAAGCAGAAACCCGTCAGCAGATGAAAGATGCAGGGATTGACGCCCCGCCTTATCTGGCCGAGATGATTGAGCATCTGGACATCATGATTCATGAAGTCGCCTGTGCTGCGGATGAACAGCAAAGTGGTGCCCGGGCTCATCGTGTCAACCCTTATAAAATGGTTGGCAGGAATGATTCTTGCCCTTGTGGCAGCGGTAAAAAATTTAAACAGTGTTGCTTGCAAGCGGAATAA
- the dusC gene encoding tRNA dihydrouridine(16) synthase DusC: MRIVLGPMEGVLDHLMREILTEMNDYDLCVTEFVRVVHQLLPKHVYYRLCPELQHGSRTRSGVPVNIQLLGQDPDWMAENAAFAAELGAHGIDLNFGCPAKTVNKSKGGAALLAHPELIYQVVKACRAAVPEQIPVSAKIRLGLEDPQDCFEIVDAVEQAGANELTVHARTKAGGYKASEIKWEYIQQIRQKTRLPLIANGEIWDAADAQRCIDVTGVESLMVCRGALNRPNLGNMIKHNHDPLSWLQIVELLLVYSRCEVNGDKSKYYPNRVKQWFSYLRQAYPQANTLFREIRTLTTVEPIVERIQHHQAEQQRESV, from the coding sequence ATGCGTATTGTTCTGGGCCCGATGGAGGGTGTGCTCGATCATCTGATGCGAGAAATACTGACAGAAATGAATGATTACGACCTCTGTGTGACAGAATTCGTCCGGGTTGTCCATCAGTTGCTGCCCAAACACGTCTACTATCGTCTCTGCCCGGAACTGCAACATGGTTCGCGCACTCGTTCCGGGGTCCCCGTGAATATTCAATTACTCGGACAAGACCCGGACTGGATGGCAGAAAATGCTGCGTTTGCTGCCGAACTCGGTGCACATGGCATCGATCTGAATTTCGGCTGCCCGGCAAAAACCGTCAATAAAAGCAAAGGCGGAGCAGCACTTTTAGCCCATCCGGAACTCATTTATCAGGTGGTGAAGGCTTGCCGAGCCGCAGTTCCCGAACAAATCCCGGTTTCCGCAAAAATCCGACTCGGGTTAGAAGACCCGCAAGACTGTTTTGAAATTGTCGATGCCGTTGAACAAGCCGGGGCGAACGAACTGACCGTCCACGCCCGGACGAAAGCCGGGGGCTACAAAGCCAGTGAAATTAAATGGGAATATATCCAGCAAATTCGCCAAAAAACCCGTCTGCCTTTAATTGCCAATGGTGAAATATGGGATGCCGCCGATGCACAGCGATGCATTGATGTCACGGGTGTCGAGAGTCTGATGGTTTGTCGCGGCGCATTAAATCGCCCGAATCTGGGCAATATGATCAAACACAATCATGACCCATTATCTTGGCTCCAAATCGTTGAGCTATTGCTGGTTTACTCTCGCTGTGAAGTCAACGGTGACAAGAGCAAATATTATCCGAACCGCGTCAAGCAATGGTTTTCTTACCTGCGTCAGGCTTATCCGCAAGCGAATACCTTGTTCCGGGAGATCCGGACGCTGACAACCGTCGAACCTATTGTTGAACGGATTCAGCATCATCAAGCCGAACAGCAAAGGGAGTCGGTATAA